Genomic DNA from Nitratidesulfovibrio vulgaris str. Hildenborough:
TTCTCCGCGAGTCTGCCGGGAAATGGACGATCACACATGTACAGAAAGAACATCGCTCGACGCCACAAGCCCGCGCAGCCGAAACGAAGCCTGATGAAGGTCTTCTGGCTTTGCCTCGCCGCCATCGTCACTCTGGCTGCCGCGGATGTGCTACGCTACGCGGTCTGGCCCGATGTGGACGACCTCGTGACAGCACAGCCGCAGACAACGGCACTCATCGAACAACGTCGTGGCGAAGCCGAAGACGTGGGCAAGACATTCCGGGTGCGCCGCACATGGGTTCCCCTCAAACGCATCTCGCCGCACCTCATCCGCGCCGTGACCATCGCCGAGGATGACAAATTCTGGGGACATGAAGGATTCGACGTGGACGGCATGGAGGACGCGTTACGCCGCAATCTCGAGAAGGGACGCCTTGCCGCAGGGGGCAGCACCATCACCCAGCAGCTGGCGAAGAACCTCTATCTCGGCACGGAACGCAGCCTCTCACGCAAGCTGAAAGAGGCGATTCTCGCAGTCCGTCTCGAAGATGCCCTTTCAAAGCGGCGCATCATCGAACTGTATCTGAACGTCGTCGAATGGGGCGACGGCATCTTCGGTGCCGAAGAGGCGGCACGGGCGCACTTCGGGGTTGCGGCGGCGAACCTGTCACCTGAACAGTCCGCCCGCCTAGCCGTGGTACTGCCCAATCCCCGAAAGTGGTCGGCACGCAACCCTCCCCGCCACATACGGCAGAAGACCGCCATCATCCTCTCGCGCATGGAACGCAGAGGGCTCATCTGAACACGCCCCGCTCTTCAGTACAGGGGCAGACGGCACTGCCTCGCACACGATGAAGCCCCCGGAACGCAGTCGTTCCGGGGGCCTGTCGTCATCACGAGAATGCCTGTCATGGCAGGTGCATAGTGCACCCTTGTCCTACAGAGGTTCTGGATTCGCAAGGCAGCAGGTGAAGCGGACGCCTCATTCAGTCCCACAGCCCTGAAAATGCGCCTCTACTTCGCCAGCCAGCTGTCCACCAGCGCAGGGTGCTCCTTCATGAAGCGACGGGCGTTGGTCAGCGGGTCGGCCCCTTCCTCGTTGTTCCACGCCATGAGGGTCTGCAACTGGGCCGTATCCGCATAGGCGAAGCGGTCGAGAAAGGCGAAGACCTCGGGCATGTCCTTGTCCAGCCCCTTGCGTACCACCGTGTGGATGGATTCCATCCCGCCCAGGGCGCCCTTGGGGTCGTCAAGGTACTTCAGTTGCCAGCGTCCGAACATCCAGTGCGGCGACCACGCGGTGACCACAATCCATTCCTTGCGGCGGATGGCGTCGGCAAGGGCCGCCGTCATGGTCGCCCCACTGCCCTCCACAAGCTGCATCTTCTTGAGGCCGTATGCCTTGATGGCATCCTCCGACATACGCATGAGTCCGGCACCGGGGTCGATACCGATGATGCGCCCGCCGAAACGGTCAGCAGCGGCGTCGAGTTCGGCGATGGAGTTCACCGTCACATAGTCGGGTACCGCCCAGCCAAGGCGCGCACCGTCCACCAGCGGGCCGAGGTCGCGCACCTTGCCTTCAAGACGTTTGAGGTAGTCGCCGTGCGTGACGGGCAACCACGCCGTGACCGTGGCGTCCACGTCGCCCGAAGCCACAGCCATCCACATGGCACCGGCACTGACCGGAAGAAGCTCGACCTTGCGGTGCAACCTGTCTTCGATGGCGGCCTTGACGAGATTGCTCGTGGCGCGGGCGCAATCCCATTCCACATAGGCGATGCGCACGGGCTTCGCGTCCTTCGAGGCGGCCTGTGCCGCACCGGTGAAGGCAAGAAGGAACGCCACTGCCAGCAGAATGATCTTTTTCATGGTTTCTCCTCTGGTTTGCCGGGGACCCCGGACGGGAACGGAATGGCGGGGAGAACCGCCGCGTGCGGCACCGGAGGCTGCAAGCCCCCGGCACACGCACCGTGATCGGTGACAGGCGCGCTGACTCGATGAGAACGCAGCGCGGCCTGACGAGGTGCTACCTGTCGACGGAACTGCGGCGCCCTATGTGCTGGAGCACCCGGTCGAGGCATATGGCGACGATGACGATACCGATGCCCGCCTCGAAGCCGCTGCCCAGTTCGAGCCTCTGGATGGCCTTCCACACCTCGCCGCCAAGGCCGCGCGCACCGATCATGGCTGCGATGACGACCATGGAGAGCGCCAGCATGATGGTCTGGTTCACGCCAGCGAGGATGGTGGGGGCTGCCAGCGGCAGTTCCAGCTTGACCAGCCGCTGCCAGCGACTGGTGCCGAACGCCTCTGCGCATTCCACGAGGTCGTCGGGGACCTGCCGGATGCCGAGGCACGTGAAGCGAATGGCAGGGGGCATGGCGAACACCACAGTGGCGAACACCGCCGCCACCTTGCCGAGACCGAAGAACGGGATGGCGGGAATGAGATAGACGAACGCGGGCATGGTCTGCATGAGGTCGAGCACCGGCATGAGCACCTTGCGCACCGTGACGTTGACCGCCGCGGCGATGCCCAGGGGCACGCCTGTCACCACAGCCAGCGCCGTGGCCACGAGCACGAGGGCTATGGTGCTCATGGTGGCCTCCCACAGGCCGAGGTTCCATATGAGCCCGAAGCCCAGCAGGGCGAACGCACCGATGCCCGGCTTGCGCGTGGCACGCCATGCCAGCAGCGCCACCACGGGTATGAAGGCCCACGGAGGAATGGAGCCGAGCAATGATTCGAGCATGTCGATGCCATTGCCAGCCACTGTGGAGAAGGCACGCGTTGCGCCGGAGCACCACTCCACCATGTTGTCGGTGAAGGCTTCGAGCCATGCCCCGAGGGGGATGCGTGGAATTTGGACGGACATCATGCGACACCTCCGCGTTCGGCAAGCGCCCCCAGCAGCAGACCGCGAACGATGACGCCAGCCAGCCTGCCACGTTCGTCCACGACAGCCAGCGGATGCGGCAGGTCTGCCATGAGGGATATGAGTTCCGTAGCCGGGGCTTCTGGTGGAACCGTGGCGATGTCACGTCTGACGATGGAACCAAGCTCGCGTACGCCCTCGGCGGCGAGGCGCGCCGCATCGTCTGCGGTGATGAGCCCCACCAGCCTGTGCCGTTCGTCCAGCACGAAGAGCGTTGCGATGGCGTTACGCCGCATCTTGCGCAGGGCGGTGCGGGGGCCGTCTATGCCGAGCACCGCCACGGCTTCGGAGCGCTTCATGACGCTGCCAGCCGTGAGCACCTTGGTCACATCGGCCTCGCCCACGAAGCGGGCGACATAGTCGTCGGCAGGATTGGTGAGGATGTCCTCGGGCGTGCCTATCTGCACCACCGCCCCGTCGCGCATGAGCACGATGCGGTCACCCAGTTTGAGGGCCTCGTCGAGGTCATGACTGATGAACACGATGGTCTTCTGCAGGTCGTCCTGCAACCGCAGCAGTTCGTCCTGCATGTCACGCCGGATGAGTGGGTCGAGCGCGCTGAACGCCTCGTCCATGAGCAGGATGTCGGGGTCGAGGGAGAGGGCCCTTGCAAGCCCCACACGCTGTTGCATGCCCCCGGACAGCTGCGCGGGACGCGATGCGGCCCACTCTGCGAGCCCCACCCTTTCGAGCGAGACCATGGCCTGACGCTCGCGTTCGGCACGGGGCACGCCCATGGCCTCTAGGCCGAAGGCGGCATTCTGCAGCACAGTGCGGTGCGGGAAGAGGGCGAAGTTCTGGAAGACCATCCCGAAGCTGCGTTGCCGAAGGCGTCGCAACTCGTCGACGGGCATGGAGGTCACGTCCCGGCCGTCGACGGTGACGGTTCCGGCCGTGGGTTCGATGAGGCGGTTGAGGCAGCGTACCAATGTGGATTTACCGCTGCCGGAGAGACCCATGACCACGACGATCTCGCCCTCCTCCACATCGAAGGAGGCACGGTCGACACCCACGGCATGGCTTGTGCGGCGGTGGATTTCCTCCTTGCCGAGCCCCTGCTCGAGAAGACCGAGGGCCTTCTCGGGGTGTGGACCGAAGATCTTGGTCAGGTTCCTGATGGAAAGTTTCGACATGCTCCCTCCTGTTGGATGTCGCGGGGTGGAAGACACCCCGTCGGGCACCGGCCCGACAACGGAAGGGAGGACAGCGAACGCCGCCCGCAAAACGGGCACGCGGAAGGCGCAAGGCTGCAACCGCGACGCATGGCATCATTCGCTCGATAGTGCGGAATGAAAGACCACACACATGGGCAGGCTGCTCTGCCCAAGCCCATGTGTCGCACATCCTCCTGGATTGAAAACGTATGTAATAACTGCACTTGAAAGGACAATCATGCTTCTTTGAAAAGGAGCAAAATCATCCATTGTGGAGGACATGCTACAGCAATGTCGTCATCATGTCCAGCACAACACATGCACATAGCGCATATGCACACATGGAACATACCTTATGCATCATGAAAGCCGACATTGTACCCGCCACAGACTTACGGTAAGCTCTGACATCCCAAGCCAAAGGAACCCTCGATGCAGCTACCCCTTCTGCCGGACATCGTCGTCCTCTTCTGTCTCTCGATAGGCGTTCTGCTCGTCTGCCACCGGGTGCGCCTGCCCGCCATCGTCGGCTTCCTCATCACGGGTGTGTTGTGCGGCCCTTCGGCACTGGGGCTCGTCTCCGCTGTGCATGAGGTCGAACTCATGGCCGAGATTGGCGTGGTTCTGCTCATGTTCACCATCGGCATGGAACTCTCCGGCGATGAGCTGTCGCGCCTGCGCAAGCCCGTCTTCATCGGCGGCACTGCACAGGTGGGTCTGACGGTAGCCGTCTTCGCGGGCATAGCCCTGCTGCACGGACAGACGCTCTCCGAAGGCATCCTGTTCGGATTTCTCGCCGCCCTCTCTTCCACCGCCATCGTTCTGAGCCTCTTGCAGCAACGCGCACAGACCGAGAGTCCGCAAGGACGCATCGCCCTTTCCGTGCTCATCTTCCAGGACATCGCCATCGTCCCCATGATGCTGGCCATTCCGCTGCTGGCGGGAACCATCACGGCAGACGCGAAGTCGCTCGCCCTCTCGGTGGGCCGCACCGTCGCCGTTCTCGGCGGTCTCGTCCTTCTGGCGCGTTATGTGGTCCCGCCCCTGATGGAGCGCGTGGTACGCACCCGCAGCCGTGAACTGCTGCTGCTCACCACGCTGGGTCTTTGCCTCGCCGTCGCCCTGCTCACATCATCCATGGGCCTTTCCCTCTCGCTGGGGGCCTTTCTTGCCGGACTGCTGTTGGCAGAGTCGGAATACAGCCTCAGCGTCATCGAAGGGGTGCTCCCCTTCCGCGACGTGTTCACCAGCCTGTTCTTCATCTCGGTGGGGATGCTGCTCGATGTGGGCTTCCTGTTCGACAACCTCGGTGCCGTACTCGCCGTCGCCGCCGCACTGGTGGTTCTCAAGGCCGCCATCGCCACTCCCGCCATCCTGCTGCTGGGCTACCCGCTACGCACCTGCATCATCGCCGCACTGGCGCTGGCCCAGATAGGTGAGTTCTCGTTCGTCCTTGCCCGGTCGGGGCTTGAGCACGGGCTTCTCGGCAAAGATGCCTACCAGATGTTTCTTGCGGCGAGCATCATCACCATGACGCTCACCCCCGGACTGCTTGCCGTGGCACCCCGCTTCGCCCGCTACGTGTCGACGCTGCTCAAGAGTCACGAGACCTTTGATGAAGCGCACGGGGCGGCCCTGCACGACCACCTCATCGTGGTCGGCTTCGGGGTCGGCGGCAAACACCTAGCCCGGGTGGCACGAGAGGCTGGTATCGCCTACACCATCCTCGAGATGAACCCCGACACGGTGGCGCGGTACCACGGCAAGGAACCCATCCACCACGGCGACGCCACCCACCCGCTCGTCCTCGAGCATCTCGGCGTACGGCAGGCCCGCATCCTTGCCGTGGTCATCTCCGACCCCGCAGCCGTTCGCGGCGTCACCGCGGCAGCCCGCGCCCTGAACCCTGCCCTGCACATCGTGGTGCGCACCCGCTTCCTCGGCGAAGTGACCGCCCTGCGCGACCTCGGCGCCAACGAGGTCGTCCCGGAAGAGTTCGAGACCTCCATCGAAGTCTTCAGCCGCGTTCTCACCCACTACCTCGTCCCGCGGCAGACCATCGACGGTTTCATCGACCGCATCCGGGCCGAGAACTACGACATGCTCCGCAGCCACGACCTTCCGGGGTCGACGCTTGCCGCACTCGAGGGCGGTCTGCCCGGAGTCGCCGTCGAAGCCTACACCGTCGAAGCGGGGGCCAGCATCGCCGGACGTACGCTCCTTGAAAGCGACCTGCGGCAGCGCCATGGCGTCACTGTCGTCGCCATCCGGCGAGGGGAGACGACGCTGGCATCCCCCGATGGCAGCATGGCGCTGCTGCCCGGCGACGTTGCCTATGTCTTCGGTGAGCCCACGGCACTGCATGACGCGGCGGCACTCTTCTCGAAGGCTACCGGCGACGCTCCCTTCGCAGAGAGGGTGCCATCTTCGGTCTCGGAAACAGCGGCCTGACGCACCTGCCCCCAGACAGGGTCGCCCGGTTTACCGCCGTCGCAGCCCGTGCTAGGTGAGCGCCGGAGGCTTGCCATGTCCCGCACCATTGCCGAAACACCCCGTCCCGCCGTAGCGTCCATGTCCAGCGGCTGCATACCGCCCCACCATCGCCCTGACACGTTGAAGCAGCGATGGGGCACCCCGGCTGCGGTCTGCCTGCTGGTGACCTGTCTTTTCGCGATGACGCTGCTCACCACCGGCTGCAAGCCCCCCCGCAGGACCCCGCCCACGCTCCCCGACCGGCCCGACATGGCTACGGTGGAACAGCCCGTCGTCCCGCCCGCCACTGTGGACGGCAAGGACCTTGACGCCCCCCAGACACCGAAAGAACGCATCGCGCTCGCCTTGCGCCTTCTCGATGACGGCGGCGACGGGGCCGACCCGACGCAGGCTGTGCAACTCATCGAACAGGATGCCACGACGGGATACGCCCCCGCGCAAGACCTGCTCGCCCGTCTTTCGCTGGAAGGGTACGGCACGGCCAAGGACCCGGCGCGCGCCTTCGCACTGGCCATCGAAGCCGCCCGACAGGGATTGCCCGATGCACAAAGGCTTGCCGGGACCATGTACACACTCGGACTGGGTACCGCCCGCGACCTTGAGCAGGGAATGCGCTGGCTGCGCGAAGCCGCCGACGCAGGCGACGGTGAAGCCGCAGCCATGGTAGCCGACTATTACCGGCAAGGCCTCGGGGTGGAACGGAACGACACGGAAGCCTTCCTCTGGACCCACCGCGCAGCCGAACGCGGCGTGAAGCGTGCCGCGCTATGGCTTGGCCTGCACTACCACTACGGTGTAGGCACTCCTGCAGACCAGAAACAGGCCTTCGCCCTTCTCAGACCTTTCGCAGACGAAGGCGATGCAGAGGCGCTGACCATCATCGCCCTGCTACTGCACAAGGGGGAAGGCGTCGCACAGGACAGGAAGGCGGCCCTTCGCTATTTCGAGAAGGGAGCAGCAGCGGGGGACCCGGTGGCACAACTCGACCTCGGGGTGCTGTACCATCAGGGTGACGGCGTCACGCGTGACATGGACAAGGCGCGCGGCCTCTTCCGTCAATGCGCGGAAGGCGGCAACGCCCGGTGCATGACCCTGTACGCCAGCATGCTCGAAGAAGGGGAAGGCGGACCGTCAGACCCGGCTGAAGCCCTCGCATGGTACATGGTCGCGTCCATGGCCGGAGATGATGACGCAACGCCGTTCCTTGACGACCTGCGAAGCCGCATCACCGCGGAACAGGCAGCACAGGGCAAGGTCAGGGCCACCGCCATCATCAGGTCGTTGACCGCAAGCCCCGCCGCTGACGAAGCGTCACGGCAATCATCCGGGCAGACTGCGGGCCAAGCATCGGGCCACGCTTCGGGCCAGACGCCAGAGAGTACCTCGGCGCGGACATCGGCCCCGGTGCCATCTGCCCTTCCCCGCGAGGCGGCAGGCAAGCGTCCGACCGTACTGCCCTGAAGCCGCCCTCCATGCATCCTGAACAGGATGCGGCGCTTCGCCGCAGAATAGTCACAATCACGTTACGGAAAAGCATGTTCCTTGCCATGCCTTGCCCCCGTCATCGCATGGGGTCATGCCATCCTTCCGCTAAAAATCATAGAATACAGCGCGTAATCATGTACAAACCGAATATGGGCGACAATCGTTCTCGTCACTGTTCTGTAACATTGAGCGTGCATAAGGCGACACAACAAAGGCAGCCATAGCCCGGCGCTTGTGGGGCACGGTTGCTGTTTATGTGCACAACCAATAACGCGGCTCGCCCCGCCACAGCAGGAGAGAGGCATGGCATTCTGCCTGTTCCCCAAGAACATCAGATTCTTCGAACTGCTCACCCGCCAGAACGACATCCTTCAGGAGGCGGCCAACCTCCTCGACCAGATTCTCGACGACTTCGGCAATGTCACCGATGCGTGCAAACGCGTGAACCTCATCGAAGAGGAAGGCGACAAACTCTGCCGCGAGATAACCCATCAGCTTTCCCAGACGTTCATCACGCCCATCGACCGCGAGGACATCCACCGCATCAACCTCGCGCAGGAAGATTCCATCAACTACATCAAGGGCATCTCCACCCGCGCACGCCTCTATGGTTTCGGCCAGATTCGCTTCCCGGCCCGGAAGATGGCGAAGAACCTCAAGGCCATGGCCGTCGAGACCGGCAAGATGCTGGCATGTCTGCGCGCCAAGGAAGGCGTCGAAGGGCACGTCAAGCAGATCAAATCGCTCAAGGGCGAATGCGAGATGCTGCTCGGCACCGGCCTTGCCGAGCTTCAGGACGCCGAAATCGTGGACTTCAAGGGCATAACCGACATCATCAAGTGGACGCAGGTGTACGACCGCGTTGAACTGGCCGTCGAGCGCGTCGAAGACCTCGCCGACGTGCTCGAAGAGGTGGTGCTCAAGAATGCTTGAGATACCCCTGCTGCTGGTCGTCATCATCGTCGTGGCGCTCATCTTCGACTTCACCAACGGCGCCCACGACTGTGCTAACGCCATTGCCACCGTGGTCTCCACCAAGGTCATCTCGCCCAAGGTCGCGGTCATCATGGCTGCGGGCCTGAACCTTTTCGGCGCGTTCCTCGGCGAGGAGGTGGCCCATACGCTCGGTTCGGGCATCGTCAACACCGACATGGTCATGGGCTGTCAGGCCCTTGTACTGGCGGCGCTCATCGGGGCCATCGCGTGGAACCTCATCACGTGGTACTTCGGCATCCCCTCGTCGTCGTCACACGCGCTCATCGGCGGGCTCATGGGGGCTGCCGTGGCCTACTCCGGCTTCGGCACACTCAACGGTCCTTCCATCGCCAAGAAGATCCTTCTGCCCCTCGTGCTCTCGCCGCTGGCGGGCTTCGCCGTGGGTTTTCTCTTCATGTCACTGCTGGCGCTTGGCCTGTGGAAGGTCAGCAGGCAGCGTGTGAGCAGCACGTTCCACAGGTTGCAGATTCTTTCCGCCGCCTTCATGGCCACAAGCCACGGCCTCAACGACGCCCAGAAGACCATGGGGGTCATCACCCTCGCCCTGTTCATCTTCCATGAGATAGACACCATCCACGTCCCCTTCTGGGTCAAGTTCATCTGTGCTTCCGCCATGGCTGCCGGTACGGCCCTCGGGGGGTGGAAGATCGTCAAGACCATGGGGCACCGCATCTTCAAACTCGAACCGGTGCACGGCTTCGCAGCGGAGACCTCCGCCGCCCTCGTCATCACCGGTGCCTCGGCTTTCGGCGCGCCCATAAGCACCACCCATACCATCACCGCCTGCATCTTCGGTGTCGGTTCCACCAAGCGCCTTTCGGCAGTGCGCTGGGGTATCGCCGGCAACCTCGTGGTGGCATGGGTGCTCACCATCCCCGCATCCGCCCTCATCGCCGCACTCAGTTTCTGGCTGCTCGACCTCATGGGATTCGTGCAATAGAGGCAGCAGACACGACAATATCAGAAGGGCCGACAATGCTTGCGCATAGGCGGCCCTTCTGATGTCACAAAAATCCGGCTTGAGACGAAAGAGGAACCTACCTCGCCCCCTTCTCCCGCTCTTCCTGACAGGCACGGCACAACCCGGCGCCGGGCAATGCCTTGAGACGCGCCTCAGGTATGGCTTCTCCACACTCGCGGCAGCACGCCACACCATCAATCCACTCTGGGCCTTCACTGTCCGCCGTAGCGCGGGCCTTACGCAGGGCAGCCTCTCGGTCGAGGCGCTCCAGTTCCTGGGCCTGATCGAACATGTCCATGCGTGTCCTCCTTATGAGGATGAGTCCGCGTGACGGAAGGGCGGCAATGCCGCCATCCTGACCTTGACAACTATCTTGCGCACAGTTCCCTGATAAGGGCCTTGCAAGCCCGGCATATGGGCGTCTTCCGGATAAAGCACGGCGAAGGTACCGGGCAGCAGGGGAACACGGGCGTAGGCTTCATCGCCTTGCGCGTAGAACCGTACATCACCCGCGGCGTCATATGGACCGGCTGGAACGAGGGGGGCACGCGAAGCGACATGCATCCACTCTCCCCCTGCGAGGACGTACTGGATATCGATGTAGCACTCGTGGGCTTCGTAGCGCGCACCGTCGAGGGCGCGAGGTTCGTAGGTGGCGACATTGGCGTAGAGGTCATCGCCGAGGATGACGTGCCGTCCGTCGGTGATGTCGGCAGCGGCATGGGCGAGAAAGCCGAAGGCCCTCTCCCAGAGAGGCCCGGCGCAATAGCGCCGCCAATGATCAAGCGAGGCAACGATCATGCTGTCACACCCGAATGAGGACGGTAAAAGCGAATGCCGTGGGCGAGTCCTCCCGCCGACGGCAGACCAATATATTCACCCCCATAGCGCAACGGCACCCGATTGTAAACGAAAATACTCATTGCAATCTTCGAATGACGTACTACACTAGAATAAAAGATTACCATGCCCATCGGGGAGAGCCTTTCCTCACCCATACATATCTCGACAGTACGTGAAGTTGAACATCGTGTTTGCGAACGACAACACCGGGGGGGGAATATGACCATTCGTACAAAACTCGTGCTTGCGTTCCTCGCTTCCATCGTCGTCGCCATCGGCAGCATCACGACGGTGGTGTCGCTGCAGGTGAGCAAGAATTCCGTCGCCGCCTTCGAGGAATCGTCACTGGGTCAGCTTGACCGCACCAACGATTTCATCGCCGCCTTCCTCAACGAAGCCCGCTATAACGCCATGTTCCTCGCCAAACTCGACGAGGTCGTACAAGCCCCCGGCAAGATAACAAGCTATGTGAACACCACGTCAGCACCCAGCATCCGCCGTGCCGACATGCAGCCCAACGAACAGAAGCTGTTCGACATCTTCATGCACATGACCAAGGGCAACCCGGCCTATGACGGTGTGTTCCTCGGCACGGCGGAAGGCGGCTTCAACATGTTCCCCGAGGACAGCCTGCCTGCGGGGTACGACCCCCGCAAGCGCCCGTGGTACAAGGAAGCACTAGGCAGCGGTGAAGACTCCATCATCAGCAAGGCCTACATGTCGACCACGCGCGTTCCCGTAAGTTCCGTCGTCGCCAAGGTCTTCGATGCGCAACGCCGGGTCGTGGGTGCCATCGGCATCGACATCAACCTCTCCACCCTCACTCGCGTGACAAGTGCCTTGCATATTGGGCAGACGGG
This window encodes:
- the mtgA gene encoding monofunctional biosynthetic peptidoglycan transglycosylase; the protein is MYRKNIARRHKPAQPKRSLMKVFWLCLAAIVTLAAADVLRYAVWPDVDDLVTAQPQTTALIEQRRGEAEDVGKTFRVRRTWVPLKRISPHLIRAVTIAEDDKFWGHEGFDVDGMEDALRRNLEKGRLAAGGSTITQQLAKNLYLGTERSLSRKLKEAILAVRLEDALSKRRIIELYLNVVEWGDGIFGAEEAARAHFGVAAANLSPEQSARLAVVLPNPRKWSARNPPRHIRQKTAIILSRMERRGLI
- a CDS encoding glycine betaine ABC transporter substrate-binding protein, which produces MKKIILLAVAFLLAFTGAAQAASKDAKPVRIAYVEWDCARATSNLVKAAIEDRLHRKVELLPVSAGAMWMAVASGDVDATVTAWLPVTHGDYLKRLEGKVRDLGPLVDGARLGWAVPDYVTVNSIAELDAAADRFGGRIIGIDPGAGLMRMSEDAIKAYGLKKMQLVEGSGATMTAALADAIRRKEWIVVTAWSPHWMFGRWQLKYLDDPKGALGGMESIHTVVRKGLDKDMPEVFAFLDRFAYADTAQLQTLMAWNNEEGADPLTNARRFMKEHPALVDSWLAK
- a CDS encoding ABC transporter permease, encoding MMSVQIPRIPLGAWLEAFTDNMVEWCSGATRAFSTVAGNGIDMLESLLGSIPPWAFIPVVALLAWRATRKPGIGAFALLGFGLIWNLGLWEATMSTIALVLVATALAVVTGVPLGIAAAVNVTVRKVLMPVLDLMQTMPAFVYLIPAIPFFGLGKVAAVFATVVFAMPPAIRFTCLGIRQVPDDLVECAEAFGTSRWQRLVKLELPLAAPTILAGVNQTIMLALSMVVIAAMIGARGLGGEVWKAIQRLELGSGFEAGIGIVIVAICLDRVLQHIGRRSSVDR
- a CDS encoding quaternary amine ABC transporter ATP-binding protein; its protein translation is MSKLSIRNLTKIFGPHPEKALGLLEQGLGKEEIHRRTSHAVGVDRASFDVEEGEIVVVMGLSGSGKSTLVRCLNRLIEPTAGTVTVDGRDVTSMPVDELRRLRQRSFGMVFQNFALFPHRTVLQNAAFGLEAMGVPRAERERQAMVSLERVGLAEWAASRPAQLSGGMQQRVGLARALSLDPDILLMDEAFSALDPLIRRDMQDELLRLQDDLQKTIVFISHDLDEALKLGDRIVLMRDGAVVQIGTPEDILTNPADDYVARFVGEADVTKVLTAGSVMKRSEAVAVLGIDGPRTALRKMRRNAIATLFVLDERHRLVGLITADDAARLAAEGVRELGSIVRRDIATVPPEAPATELISLMADLPHPLAVVDERGRLAGVIVRGLLLGALAERGGVA
- a CDS encoding cation:proton antiporter domain-containing protein, which gives rise to MQLPLLPDIVVLFCLSIGVLLVCHRVRLPAIVGFLITGVLCGPSALGLVSAVHEVELMAEIGVVLLMFTIGMELSGDELSRLRKPVFIGGTAQVGLTVAVFAGIALLHGQTLSEGILFGFLAALSSTAIVLSLLQQRAQTESPQGRIALSVLIFQDIAIVPMMLAIPLLAGTITADAKSLALSVGRTVAVLGGLVLLARYVVPPLMERVVRTRSRELLLLTTLGLCLAVALLTSSMGLSLSLGAFLAGLLLAESEYSLSVIEGVLPFRDVFTSLFFISVGMLLDVGFLFDNLGAVLAVAAALVVLKAAIATPAILLLGYPLRTCIIAALALAQIGEFSFVLARSGLEHGLLGKDAYQMFLAASIITMTLTPGLLAVAPRFARYVSTLLKSHETFDEAHGAALHDHLIVVGFGVGGKHLARVAREAGIAYTILEMNPDTVARYHGKEPIHHGDATHPLVLEHLGVRQARILAVVISDPAAVRGVTAAARALNPALHIVVRTRFLGEVTALRDLGANEVVPEEFETSIEVFSRVLTHYLVPRQTIDGFIDRIRAENYDMLRSHDLPGSTLAALEGGLPGVAVEAYTVEAGASIAGRTLLESDLRQRHGVTVVAIRRGETTLASPDGSMALLPGDVAYVFGEPTALHDAAALFSKATGDAPFAERVPSSVSETAA
- a CDS encoding tetratricopeptide repeat protein, which translates into the protein MSRTIAETPRPAVASMSSGCIPPHHRPDTLKQRWGTPAAVCLLVTCLFAMTLLTTGCKPPRRTPPTLPDRPDMATVEQPVVPPATVDGKDLDAPQTPKERIALALRLLDDGGDGADPTQAVQLIEQDATTGYAPAQDLLARLSLEGYGTAKDPARAFALAIEAARQGLPDAQRLAGTMYTLGLGTARDLEQGMRWLREAADAGDGEAAAMVADYYRQGLGVERNDTEAFLWTHRAAERGVKRAALWLGLHYHYGVGTPADQKQAFALLRPFADEGDAEALTIIALLLHKGEGVAQDRKAALRYFEKGAAAGDPVAQLDLGVLYHQGDGVTRDMDKARGLFRQCAEGGNARCMTLYASMLEEGEGGPSDPAEALAWYMVASMAGDDDATPFLDDLRSRITAEQAAQGKVRATAIIRSLTASPAADEASRQSSGQTAGQASGHASGQTPESTSARTSAPVPSALPREAAGKRPTVLP
- a CDS encoding DUF47 domain-containing protein, translating into MAFCLFPKNIRFFELLTRQNDILQEAANLLDQILDDFGNVTDACKRVNLIEEEGDKLCREITHQLSQTFITPIDREDIHRINLAQEDSINYIKGISTRARLYGFGQIRFPARKMAKNLKAMAVETGKMLACLRAKEGVEGHVKQIKSLKGECEMLLGTGLAELQDAEIVDFKGITDIIKWTQVYDRVELAVERVEDLADVLEEVVLKNA
- a CDS encoding inorganic phosphate transporter, encoding MLEIPLLLVVIIVVALIFDFTNGAHDCANAIATVVSTKVISPKVAVIMAAGLNLFGAFLGEEVAHTLGSGIVNTDMVMGCQALVLAALIGAIAWNLITWYFGIPSSSSHALIGGLMGAAVAYSGFGTLNGPSIAKKILLPLVLSPLAGFAVGFLFMSLLALGLWKVSRQRVSSTFHRLQILSAAFMATSHGLNDAQKTMGVITLALFIFHEIDTIHVPFWVKFICASAMAAGTALGGWKIVKTMGHRIFKLEPVHGFAAETSAALVITGASAFGAPISTTHTITACIFGVGSTKRLSAVRWGIAGNLVVAWVLTIPASALIAALSFWLLDLMGFVQ
- a CDS encoding TraR/DksA family transcriptional regulator; translated protein: MDMFDQAQELERLDREAALRKARATADSEGPEWIDGVACCRECGEAIPEARLKALPGAGLCRACQEEREKGAR
- a CDS encoding YhcH/YjgK/YiaL family protein; translated protein: MIVASLDHWRRYCAGPLWERAFGFLAHAAADITDGRHVILGDDLYANVATYEPRALDGARYEAHECYIDIQYVLAGGEWMHVASRAPLVPAGPYDAAGDVRFYAQGDEAYARVPLLPGTFAVLYPEDAHMPGLQGPYQGTVRKIVVKVRMAALPPFRHADSSS